A stretch of Myroides oncorhynchi DNA encodes these proteins:
- a CDS encoding collagen-like protein, with translation MKKRVLSVAALLVSSFAANAQVGIGTLTPNKSAELTIESTNRGLLIPRIALKDSKDVVTISEFPKNGINSMLVYNTATVKNDLKPGYYYWYIDKWNRLTTVADIPDAVINNYQEIFNNKNIVEEITNIINTTKGNVVYEGDKLYYISDNGEKVEIKEKVTKIEYDETSGDYIFYNEDAIDRNGNPILNKGYRIKLPKSVIKNFKEIVNNEIVKKELYEVINNSYVGGNVYYDGNSFTYVTKEGEVKNISFNDIVKGNETVTTLVDNGNGTFTYTNEKGDAVTIDLAKGPKGDKGADGKSALEIWQSLPGNDGKDGEAFIAAIKGDKGEKGDTGFKSESQPGKTGEPGKPGEAGGPGEGVTIVHNDSGVWVYDPTTNTWTNILGPKGDKGDTGFKSESLPGQSGTPGTPGDTGNPGAPGEGVTIVHNDSGVWVYDPTTNTWTNILGPKGDKGDNGFKGQDMTGAPGTPGAEGMPGTPGDTGNPGAPGEGVTIVHNNDGTWILNPDGTWTNINGKKGDKGDKGDTGFKSESLPGQSGTPGTPGDTGNPGAPGEGVTIVHNDSGVWVYDPTTNTWTNILGPKGDKGDTGFKSESLPGQSGTPGTPGDTGNPGAPGEGVTIVHNDSGVWVYDPTTNTWTNILGPKGDKGDNGFKGQDMTGAPGTPGAEGMPGTPGDTGNPGAPGEGVTIVHNNDGTWILNPDGTWTNINGKKGDKGDKGDTGFKSESLPGQSGTPGTPGDTGNPGAPGEGVTIVHNDSGVWVYDPTTNTWTNILGPKGDKGDTGFKSESLPGQSGTPGTPGDTGNPGAPGEGVTIVHNDSGVWVYDPTTNTWTNILGPKGDKGDNGFKGQDMTGAPGTPGAEGMPGTPGDTGNPGAPGEGVTIVHNNDGTWILNPDGTWTNINGKKGDKGDKGDTGFKSESLPGQSGTPGTPGDTGNPGAPGEGVTIVRNDSGVWVYDPTTNTWTNILGPKGDKGDTGFKSESLPGQSGTPGTPGDTGNPGAPGEGVTIVHNDSGVWVYDPTTNTWTNILGPKGDKGDSGFKGQDMTGAPGTPGAEGMPGTPGDTGNPGAPGEGVTIVHNNDGTWILNPDGTWTNINGKKGDKGDKGDNGFKGQDMTGAPGTPGAEGMPGTPGDTGNPGAPGEGVTIVHNNDGTWILNPDGTWTNINGKKGDKGAKGSDGKSALEIWQSLPGNDGKDGEAFIASLKGDKGDKGEIGADGKSALEIWQSLPGNDGKDGADFIASITGKDGKDGKSAYQEAVDNGFVGTEAEWLISLIGAKGSDGKSALEIWQSLPGNDGKDGEAFIASLKGDKGDKGEIGADGKSALEIWQSLPGNDGKDGADFIASITGKDGKDGKSAYQEAVDNGFVGTEAEWLISLIGAKGSDGKSALEIWQSLPGNDGKDGEAFIASLKGDKGDKGEIGADGKSALEIWQSLPGNDGKDGADFIASITGKDGKDGKSAYQEAVDNGFVGTEAEWLISLIGAKGSDGKSALEIWQSLPGNDGKDGEAFIASLKGDKGDKGEIGADGKSALEIWQSLPGNDGKDGADFIASITGKDGKDGKSAYQEAVDNGFVGTEAEWLISLIGAKGSDGKSALEIWQSLPGNDGKDGEAFIASLKGDKGDKGEIGADGKSALEIWQSLPGNDGKDGADFIASITGKDGKSAYQEAVDNGFVGTEAEWLISLIGAKGSDGKSALEIWQSLPGNDGKDGEAFIASLKGDKGDKGEIGADGKSALEIWQSLPGNDGKDGADFIASITGKDGKDGKSAYQEAVDNGFVGTEAEWLISLIGAKGSDGKSALEIWQSLPGNDGKDGEAFIASLKGDKGDKGEIGADGKSALEIWQSLPGNDGKDGEAFIESLKGDAGTAGTNGKDGIGGKTIQGTAITITGVGSEASPYIVNTDVSKLILTGDVTGPANANKLTTLKGKPVNQAVPTVNGQALVYNGTEWVAGTPKVDVTDVINAKDLTAADANPTIEVVSGGTKAVLVDTSLRVKDESITSGKIKDGTIQPIDMANGGNNQVLVTDATGKPKWEDKSALAVTADNGLTKTINNIQLGGSLLKATDITTSSTNTLALKGLDKKNVQDQQTQHLLAVDNNGDVIKALKAAMPKFFYMPSIIVPTSSEQMNAAGSGSLAGDTFDDSTLLGKIDLYGRYVSQFGTPVTSSPNPKSSLPVLPTSELDYFITWYDTTVFKVVTVDNNGILNYELQRNADITTGTFMNIVFSVRNDN, from the coding sequence ATGAAAAAAAGAGTACTATCTGTAGCTGCTTTATTAGTAAGTAGTTTTGCTGCTAATGCACAAGTAGGGATTGGAACTTTGACTCCAAACAAATCGGCAGAGTTAACTATTGAATCAACCAATAGAGGGTTATTGATTCCACGCATTGCATTAAAGGACAGTAAAGATGTTGTTACAATTAGCGAGTTTCCTAAAAATGGAATTAATAGCATGCTTGTGTACAATACTGCTACTGTTAAGAATGATTTGAAACCAGGATATTATTATTGGTATATCGATAAGTGGAATCGATTAACTACTGTTGCAGATATTCCTGATGCTGTAATTAATAATTACCAAGAGATTTTCAACAATAAGAATATTGTTGAAGAGATTACTAATATTATTAATACAACTAAAGGCAATGTTGTTTATGAAGGTGATAAATTATACTACATAAGCGATAATGGTGAAAAAGTAGAAATAAAAGAGAAAGTTACTAAGATAGAGTATGATGAAACTTCTGGAGATTATATTTTCTATAATGAAGATGCAATTGACAGAAATGGAAATCCTATTTTAAATAAAGGATATAGGATTAAACTTCCTAAGAGCGTAATTAAAAACTTCAAGGAGATTGTTAACAATGAAATAGTTAAGAAAGAACTGTATGAAGTAATTAACAACAGCTATGTAGGTGGGAATGTTTATTATGATGGGAATTCATTTACTTATGTAACAAAAGAAGGAGAAGTAAAGAATATTTCCTTTAACGATATCGTTAAAGGAAATGAAACGGTTACTACATTGGTAGATAATGGAAATGGAACATTTACATATACAAATGAAAAAGGTGATGCTGTCACTATTGATTTAGCAAAGGGACCTAAAGGAGATAAAGGGGCCGATGGGAAGTCTGCTTTAGAAATTTGGCAAAGTTTACCTGGTAATGATGGAAAGGATGGAGAAGCTTTTATAGCGGCTATAAAAGGTGACAAAGGAGAAAAAGGAGACACAGGTTTCAAGTCAGAGTCACAACCAGGTAAGACAGGTGAACCAGGGAAACCAGGAGAAGCTGGCGGGCCAGGAGAAGGCGTGACTATTGTACACAATGATTCAGGAGTATGGGTTTATGACCCAACGACAAATACGTGGACAAACATCTTAGGTCCTAAAGGAGACAAGGGAGATACAGGATTCAAATCAGAGTCATTACCAGGTCAGAGTGGAACACCAGGGACACCAGGAGATACAGGTAATCCAGGAGCACCAGGAGAAGGCGTGACTATTGTACACAATGATTCAGGAGTATGGGTATATGACCCAACGACAAATACGTGGACAAACATCTTAGGTCCTAAGGGAGACAAGGGAGATAATGGTTTCAAAGGTCAAGATATGACAGGAGCTCCAGGAACACCAGGAGCAGAGGGAATGCCTGGAACACCAGGGGATACAGGTAATCCAGGAGCGCCAGGTGAAGGTGTAACTATCGTCCACAACAATGACGGTACATGGATACTTAACCCTGATGGAACTTGGACAAACATTAATGGTAAAAAAGGAGATAAGGGAGACAAAGGAGATACAGGATTCAAATCAGAGTCATTACCAGGTCAGAGTGGAACACCAGGGACACCAGGAGATACAGGTAATCCAGGAGCACCAGGAGAAGGCGTGACTATTGTACACAATGATTCAGGAGTATGGGTTTATGACCCAACGACAAATACGTGGACAAACATCTTAGGTCCTAAAGGAGACAAGGGAGATACAGGATTCAAATCAGAGTCATTACCAGGTCAGAGTGGAACACCAGGGACACCAGGAGATACAGGTAATCCAGGAGCACCAGGAGAAGGCGTGACTATTGTACACAATGATTCAGGAGTATGGGTATATGACCCAACGACAAATACGTGGACAAACATCTTAGGTCCTAAAGGAGACAAGGGAGATAATGGTTTCAAAGGTCAAGATATGACAGGAGCTCCAGGAACACCAGGAGCAGAGGGAATGCCTGGAACACCAGGGGATACAGGTAATCCAGGAGCGCCAGGTGAAGGTGTAACTATCGTTCACAACAATGATGGTACATGGATACTTAACCCTGATGGAACTTGGACAAACATTAATGGTAAAAAAGGAGATAAGGGAGACAAAGGAGATACAGGATTCAAATCAGAGTCATTACCAGGTCAGAGTGGAACACCAGGGACACCAGGAGATACAGGTAATCCAGGAGCACCAGGAGAAGGCGTGACTATTGTACACAATGATTCAGGAGTATGGGTTTATGACCCAACGACAAATACGTGGACAAACATCTTAGGTCCTAAAGGAGACAAGGGAGATACAGGATTCAAATCAGAGTCATTACCAGGTCAGAGTGGAACACCAGGGACACCAGGAGATACAGGTAATCCAGGAGCACCAGGAGAAGGCGTGACTATTGTACACAATGATTCAGGAGTATGGGTATATGACCCAACGACAAATACGTGGACAAACATCTTAGGTCCTAAGGGAGACAAGGGAGATAATGGTTTCAAAGGTCAAGATATGACAGGAGCTCCAGGAACACCAGGAGCAGAGGGAATGCCTGGAACACCAGGGGATACAGGTAATCCAGGAGCACCAGGTGAAGGTGTAACTATCGTCCACAACAATGATGGTACATGGATACTTAACCCTGATGGAACTTGGACAAACATTAATGGTAAAAAAGGAGATAAGGGAGACAAAGGAGATACAGGATTCAAATCAGAGTCATTACCAGGTCAGAGTGGAACACCAGGGACACCAGGAGATACAGGTAATCCAGGAGCACCAGGAGAAGGCGTGACTATTGTACGCAATGATTCAGGAGTATGGGTTTATGACCCAACGACAAATACGTGGACAAACATCTTAGGTCCTAAAGGAGACAAGGGAGATACGGGATTCAAATCAGAGTCATTACCAGGTCAGAGTGGAACACCAGGGACACCAGGAGATACAGGTAATCCAGGAGCACCAGGAGAAGGCGTGACTATTGTACACAATGATTCAGGAGTATGGGTATATGACCCAACGACAAATACGTGGACAAACATCTTAGGTCCTAAAGGAGACAAGGGAGATAGTGGTTTCAAAGGTCAAGATATGACAGGAGCTCCAGGAACACCAGGAGCAGAGGGAATGCCTGGAACACCAGGGGATACAGGTAATCCAGGAGCGCCAGGTGAAGGTGTAACTATCGTTCACAACAATGATGGTACATGGATACTTAACCCTGATGGAACTTGGACAAACATTAATGGTAAAAAAGGAGATAAGGGAGACAAGGGAGATAATGGTTTCAAAGGTCAAGATATGACAGGAGCTCCAGGAACACCAGGAGCAGAGGGAATGCCTGGAACACCAGGGGATACAGGTAATCCAGGAGCACCAGGTGAAGGTGTAACTATCGTCCACAACAATGATGGTACATGGATACTTAACCCTGATGGAACTTGGACAAACATTAATGGTAAAAAAGGAGATAAAGGAGCAAAAGGATCAGATGGTAAGTCGGCATTAGAGATCTGGCAAAGTCTTCCTGGAAATGACGGAAAAGATGGAGAGGCATTTATTGCATCTTTAAAAGGAGATAAGGGAGATAAAGGAGAAATCGGAGCAGATGGAAAATCGGCATTAGAAATTTGGCAGAGCCTTCCTGGAAATGATGGAAAAGATGGAGCAGATTTCATCGCATCAATCACAGGAAAAGATGGAAAAGATGGAAAATCAGCATACCAAGAAGCAGTAGACAACGGATTTGTAGGAACTGAAGCAGAGTGGTTAATTAGTTTAATCGGAGCAAAAGGATCAGATGGTAAGTCGGCATTAGAGATCTGGCAAAGTCTTCCTGGAAATGACGGAAAAGATGGAGAGGCATTTATTGCATCTTTAAAAGGAGATAAGGGAGATAAAGGAGAAATCGGAGCAGATGGAAAATCGGCATTAGAAATTTGGCAGAGCCTTCCTGGAAATGATGGAAAAGATGGAGCAGATTTCATCGCATCAATCACAGGAAAAGATGGAAAAGATGGAAAATCAGCATACCAAGAAGCAGTAGACAACGGATTTGTAGGAACTGAAGCAGAGTGGTTAATTAGTTTAATCGGAGCAAAAGGATCAGATGGTAAGTCGGCATTAGAGATCTGGCAAAGTCTTCCTGGAAATGACGGAAAAGATGGAGAGGCATTTATTGCATCTTTAAAAGGAGATAAGGGAGATAAAGGAGAAATCGGAGCAGATGGAAAATCGGCATTAGAAATTTGGCAGAGCCTTCCTGGAAATGATGGAAAAGATGGAGCAGATTTCATCGCATCAATCACAGGAAAAGATGGAAAAGATGGAAAATCAGCATACCAAGAAGCAGTAGACAACGGATTTGTAGGAACTGAAGCAGAGTGGTTAATTAGTTTAATCGGAGCAAAAGGATCAGATGGTAAGTCGGCATTAGAGATCTGGCAAAGTCTTCCTGGAAATGACGGAAAAGATGGAGAGGCATTTATTGCATCTTTAAAAGGAGATAAGGGAGATAAAGGAGAAATCGGAGCAGATGGAAAATCAGCATTAGAAATTTGGCAAAGTCTTCCTGGAAATGATGGAAAAGATGGGGCAGATTTCATCGCATCAATCACAGGAAAAGATGGAAAAGATGGAAAATCAGCATACCAAGAAGCAGTAGACAACGGATTTGTAGGAACTGAAGCAGAGTGGTTAATTAGTTTAATCGGAGCAAAGGGATCAGATGGTAAGTCGGCATTAGAGATCTGGCAAAGTCTTCCTGGAAATGACGGAAAAGATGGAGAGGCATTTATTGCATCTTTAAAAGGAGATAAGGGAGATAAAGGAGAAATCGGAGCAGATGGAAAATCGGCATTAGAAATTTGGCAAAGTCTTCCTGGAAATGATGGAAAAGATGGAGCAGATTTCATCGCATCAATCACAGGAAAAGATGGAAAATCAGCATACCAAGAAGCAGTAGACAACGGATTTGTAGGAACTGAAGCAGAGTGGTTAATTAGTTTAATCGGAGCAAAAGGATCAGATGGTAAGTCGGCATTAGAGATCTGGCAAAGTCTTCCTGGAAATGACGGAAAAGATGGAGAGGCATTTATTGCATCTTTAAAAGGAGATAAGGGAGATAAAGGAGAAATCGGAGCAGATGGAAAATCGGCATTAGAAATTTGGCAAAGCCTTCCTGGAAATGATGGAAAAGATGGGGCAGATTTCATCGCATCAATCACAGGAAAAGATGGAAAAGATGGAAAATCAGCATACCAAGAAGCAGTAGACAACGGATTTGTAGGAACTGAAGCAGAGTGGTTAATTAGTTTAATCGGAGCAAAAGGATCAGATGGTAAGTCGGCATTAGAGATCTGGCAAAGTCTTCCTGGAAATGACGGAAAAGATGGAGAGGCATTTATTGCATCTTTAAAAGGAGATAAGGGAGATAAAGGAGAAATCGGAGCAGATGGAAAATCGGCATTAGAAATTTGGCAAAGTCTTCCTGGAAATGATGGAAAAGATGGAGAGGCATTTATTGAATCATTAAAAGGAGATGCAGGAACAGCAGGAACTAATGGTAAAGATGGTATTGGTGGTAAAACCATTCAAGGTACTGCCATCACTATTACAGGCGTAGGTTCAGAAGCTAGTCCTTATATTGTAAATACAGATGTCTCTAAGTTAATATTAACAGGAGATGTAACAGGTCCAGCAAATGCTAATAAGTTAACAACATTAAAAGGTAAACCAGTTAATCAGGCTGTTCCAACAGTTAATGGACAAGCATTAGTATATAATGGTACAGAGTGGGTAGCAGGTACACCAAAAGTTGATGTTACGGATGTTATAAATGCTAAGGATCTTACTGCAGCAGATGCTAATCCTACTATCGAAGTTGTGAGTGGTGGAACGAAAGCTGTTTTAGTAGATACAAGCCTAAGAGTGAAAGATGAATCTATTACATCTGGTAAGATTAAAGATGGAACTATTCAACCTATTGATATGGCTAATGGAGGTAATAACCAAGTATTAGTAACTGATGCTACAGGGAAACCTAAATGGGAAGATAAATCTGCTTTAGCTGTAACTGCTGATAATGGTTTAACTAAGACAATTAATAATATCCAGTTAGGTGGAAGTTTACTTAAAGCGACTGATATTACTACTTCTAGCACAAATACTTTAGCGTTAAAAGGATTGGATAAGAAAAATGTACAGGATCAACAGACTCAACATTTATTAGCTGTGGATAATAATGGAGATGTTATTAAAGCGTTAAAAGCAGCTATGCCGAAATTCTTCTATATGCCTTCTATTATTGTGCCAACTAGTTCAGAGCAAATGAATGCTGCTGGATCAGGTAGTTTAGCAGGGGATACTTTTGATGATTCAACATTATTAGGTAAAATAGATTTATACGGTCGTTATGTGAGTCAGTTTGGTACTCCAGTAACTTCTAGTCCTAATCCTAAATCTAGCCTACCTGTATTACCAACATCAGAGTTGGATTACTTTATTACTTGGTATGATACTACAGTGTTTAAAGTAGTGACTGTTGATAATAATGGGATTCTAAATTATGAACTTCAGAGAAATGCTGATATCACAACAGGCACATTTA
- a CDS encoding transposase, protein MVPHLLLPKRGFKSKALLYEIVNAILYKLKTGIQWSYLPAQALFSTQVLSHKTVFGHFCNWCKAGVWQSCWSELLKKNKSFIDLSSGDLDGSHTTALRGGEQVAYQGRKKHKTTNSLYFTNRQGIPLVMLEPIAGNHNDLFDKEICFEDITNQLTKAEIPLSGLFINADAGFDSQKLRKIFIVRTNARVDSFRSLLNRFDTTLSSWMAWNFLAFIVIGLKKFKKTKKSR, encoded by the coding sequence ATAGTACCACACTTACTCCTACCAAAAAGAGGGTTTAAATCAAAAGCTCTACTTTATGAGATAGTTAATGCAATATTATATAAACTAAAAACAGGTATCCAGTGGAGTTATTTGCCAGCTCAAGCTTTATTTAGTACTCAAGTATTAAGTCATAAAACAGTATTTGGTCATTTCTGTAATTGGTGCAAAGCTGGTGTATGGCAATCTTGTTGGAGTGAATTATTAAAAAAGAATAAGTCTTTTATTGATTTATCAAGTGGAGATTTAGATGGAAGTCATACCACAGCTTTAAGAGGAGGTGAACAGGTTGCTTATCAAGGTAGGAAAAAACATAAGACGACAAACTCCTTATATTTTACAAATCGTCAAGGCATACCTTTAGTTATGTTAGAACCAATAGCTGGAAATCACAATGATTTATTTGATAAAGAAATCTGTTTTGAAGATATAACCAATCAATTAACTAAAGCAGAAATACCTCTATCGGGATTGTTTATTAATGCTGATGCTGGGTTTGATTCACAGAAACTTAGAAAAATATTTATTGTAAGAACGAATGCTCGGGTAGATAGTTTTCGTTCTTTACTCAATAGATTTGACACCACACTTTCTAGTTGGATGGCGTGGAATTTCTTGGCTTTTATTGTTATAGGACTAAAGAAATTTAAGAAAACTAAAAAGTCAAGATGA